The following are from one region of the Muntiacus reevesi chromosome 3, mMunRee1.1, whole genome shotgun sequence genome:
- the FIGLA gene encoding factor in the germline alpha, whose amino-acid sequence MLAGARGPAPEGPRRPRGRPSCPPPPRSAMDAAPELLRVPPAELLDDVLREQFGPLPQQATICRLKRLPSSTQDVQLVLERRRVANAKERERIKNLNHGLAKLKALVPFLPQNRKPSKVDILRGATEYIQVLTDVLEEAKDSEKRDPDHQSYSSSTSEPHTSSPRQLSRDIIQHAGCAVGLKNEKEGSWADGGSGSLKYEK is encoded by the exons ATGCTGGCAGGTGCCCGGGGCCCCGCCCCCGAGGGGCCCAGGCGCCCCCGGGGAAGGCCAAGCTGCCCGCCGCCCCCGCGCTCAGCCATGGACGCCGCGCCCGAGCTCCTGAGGGTCCCGCCGGCCGAGCTGCTGGACGACGTGCTGCGGGAGCAGTTCGGGCCGCTGCCCCAGCAGGCCACCATCTGCCGGCTCAAGCGGCTGCCGTCGTCCACCCAGGACGTGCAGTTGGTACTGGAGCGGCGGCGCGTGGCCAACGCCAAAGAGCGCGAGCGG ATAAAAAATCTCAACCATGGTCTGGCCAAACTGAAGGCATTGGTGCCGTTTCTTCCCCAAAACAGGAAGCCTAGCAAAGTTGATATCCTCAGAGGCGCAACCGAATACATACAAGTTCTCACTGATGTTTTGGAAGAAGCCAAAGACTCTGAG AAACGAGACCCAGATCATCAGAGCTATAGCAGCAGTACTTCTGAGCCACATACTTCCTCACCTAGACAGCTATCGAGAGACATTATACAACATGCCGGCTGTGCTGTGGGCTTGAAGAATGAGAAGGAAGGGTCCTGGGCAGATGGTGGCAGTG GTTCCCTCAAGTATGAGAAGTGA